A genomic segment from Syngnathus scovelli strain Florida chromosome 3, RoL_Ssco_1.2, whole genome shotgun sequence encodes:
- the igsf9b gene encoding uncharacterized protein igsf9b isoform X3 — protein MGLERRWLQAITITLAIFLLSVSQSLSSVVRGREGGSAELGCSLASKSDDATSPNIFPLHVVEWVRLGYSVPILIKFGVYAPRVHPNYKGRVSLTRGASLLVERLTLEDEGWFECRILLLDSKTDDFQNGTWTFLSITAPPVFIKTPPTFVEVLLGDSLTLSCGAHGNPRPTVVWHKDESPIEKHEKIKVLNGTLSLTSATRNTSGVYKCHVSNSEGNLTHAMQLQVKGPPIIIISPEDTTLNMSQDAVLQCQADAYPSNLTYEWMKQGQNVYHIESLKSRVKILVDGTLLIPNLIPEDAGNYTCVPTNGILTPPSASAHLKVKHPARVVRMPRETYLPSGMEGVIVCPVQADPPVLYVNWTKDGNNLNLDNLPGWMVNSEGSVFIATANDNAVGMYSCTAYNSYGTMGQSEPTKVIVQDPPAFQVPPRPEYLQEVGRELIIPCEADGDPAPNITWSKIGPIPRTQYFVLANGSLLLQPLSKDHHGGWECLASNRVATVSAGTVVMVLGTSPHGASSVSVSTEINQANVSWVPGFDGGYTQKFTVWVKQASRGKHEWASLPVPTSKNYLLVTNLLAATTYQFSVLPQNKLGSGPFSEIVTVRTQAVPTEAPTIITTLLILEPPIILSANRTRQGVLLQWSPPEIPSSPLTSYVLQARRNQGQWVILSSNISANESEVLVQGLLRDSSYDLRLMSRSNQVRSEPSDFVSISTTGMEMYPLSPSFLELVPAPLLAGVVAGVCFLFMAIVLSLVTACYMRNWREQRRRKRQQDVPSAFQKSPSSETRSPPRSPDSVLKLKLCPPIPFFPTSSSHYDRSSFDKGSRGEYQDQRKQLLANSSPPPHYTLFESHLGSQAPSPTSLESIHRGPDGRFIIQPLIESSSPTNKKNLKDILQSNGGASGSGSNRTSFRDSPKSSILSSDKGSPPTVDVLEISRSPSSPGRVRAIARNFSRHGCFYSDDEHGSENLLERASFYSDNSEKKTSDSMKRHRKPARTEDLFPILSRRTYILDSEADSPLISGYRQMASHLTDDSTLITQLDSELENDNIQKCIQLAKEREEMERELQRYTSNLRNQDDGKESPKCSVSQSDEEPVWKLQDVTLRQKHKPSGHTSRVADYRRACYFGSTSSPTDRVPTSHIEWDISPVTAVTNLVPVKSHWESPSAVLQQLQHSHLCAEPTESLHSPVTQNTSLPVPSTEVTFENATVRCLATSPRAKSLSPHRDLDLSRKSMTEGLQETSVSGAPSRSRNSYAYGTRNWNPASLSPLVYSKRSASPAFTVSSSYGAAKDPGPSSSPTSPYEHQVKANGKGDKHKGCNVRHSLGSEPEGVRARSRRSEKCFFSDSPSPMSTLTLVEEAESDRSQFSVPGMSGSFKTKPAASPPKMSSLQTSAILEYLSLPGFIEMSVDEPVEQAEVTNTVGQCLDQKSVQPTVAKPDVVPKNWEVHVQEMDSNKMKGCFEQSLLPEKRSSRAQGEAREHLHRVRFPDDIRPRSPAPEKTSKQLYNEKTQIRAETKPSESRLGSRPAHTLLSAAKGMVDIVSKHSPSFVDSTESLSEQPQRQGSPGNRTNNIALRISQAPVPFLKKSLSVGPCRTLSGMGPPRPFLKKSISFGSPRWEHFETPRPYISEKCYWDEFPNPDVRVKSYSLGRTPSSFLRPGPSWREYIPLRRPTMGSLERPRCASRSSPSYFTPNMYPPRESPVPPMSEHCDPRRQATVFPDSSRWSPSYPDRLRTAQYKYFPMPASIPVPTHHPWPVPRPESMSQMDPRMGPPRSYLPRGISWPSPYCMPFPQREADGYRLVDRTMRRAGESEPREVREGGRASYASQSSGRGSAGLFRQSMSITPTLLSSPETTEESERHRAELDPPERKSKSRRNTSVDESYEWDSADACVDSEVLEALRFDQSQANFQTSRGRLVCDQPAGLQDQRHKGAAEKERK, from the exons ATGGGACTGGAGAGAAGGTGGCTTCAGGCGATCACCATCACTCTTGCCATCTTTCTGCTAA GTGTGTCTCAAAGTTTGTCATCAGTTGTTCGTGGCAGAGAGGGGGGGTCTGCCGAGCTGGGCTGCAGTCTCGCTTCAAAATCTGACGACGCCACCAGCCCAAACATCTTCCCGTTACATGTGGTGGAGTGGGTGCGGCTCGGTTACAGCGTTCCCATCCTCATCAAATTTGGAGTGTATGCTCCTCGAGTTCATCCCAACTACAAGG GGCGGGTCTCCCTCACCCGCGGCGCCTCCCTGCTGGTGGAACGGCTAACCCTCGAGGATGAGGGCTGGTTCGAGTGCCGCATCCTGCTACTGGACAGCAAAACGGACGACTTCCAAAACGGCACGTGGACCTTCCTCTCCATCACAG CTCCGCCGGTGTTTATCAAGACACCACCAACTTTTGTGGAGGTTTTGCTCGGAGACTCTCTGACGCTCAGCTGTGGAGCTCATGGCAACCCTCGCCCAACTGTTGTGTGGCACAAAGATGAGAGCCCAATTGAGAAACATGAAAAGATCAAG GTGCTCAACGGTACCTTGTCTTTGACCTCAGCCACAAGAAACACTTCTGGAGTCTACAAATGTCATGTTTCTAATTCAGAAGGCAACCTGACGCATGCGATGCAGTTGCAGGTCAAAG GTCCTCCAATCATCATCATTTCGCCAGAGGACACCACTCTTAATATGTCCCAGGATGCAGTTCTGCAGTGCCAGGCTGACGCTTACCCttccaacctcacatatgagtggaTGAAACAAGGACAGAATGTTTACCATATTGA atcTTTAAAATCCAGAGTGAAGATTTTGGTGGACGGCACCCTTTTAATCCCTAATCTAATTCCAGAAGATGCTGGAAACTACACCTGTGTCCCAACAAATGGGATACTAACTCCACCATCAGCCTCAGCACATCTTAAAGTGAAAC ACCCAGCTCGAGTTGTACGAATGCCTCGGGAAACCTACTTGCCATCTGGCATGGAGGGGGTCATTGTGTGTCCTGTCCAGGCGGACCCCCCAGTGCTGTATGTGAACTGGACCAAAGATGGGAACAATTTAAATCTTGACAAT TTGCCAGGCTGGATGGTGAACTCTGAGGGCTCGGTTTTCATAGCAACGGCAAACGACAATGCTGTGGGCATGTACAGCTGCACTGCGTATAACAGCTACGGCACCATGGGTCAATCTGAGCCCACCAAGGTCATTGTGCAG GATCCACCCGCATTCCAGGTGCCTCCTCGGCCTGAGTATCttcaggaggtgggcagagagttgATCATCCCTTGTGAAGCCGATGGAGATCCTGCGCCAAACATAACATGGAGCAAG ATTGGCCCTATTCCTCGTACTCAGTACTTTGTGTTGGCTAACGGTTCCCTCCTGCTGCAGCCTCTCAGTAAAGACCATCATGGGGGCTGGGAATGCTTGGCTTCGAATCGTGTAGCAACTGTCAGTGCAGGCACTGTGGTGATGGTGCTTG GTACCAGTCCTCATGGTGCGTCTTCAGTATCTGTGAGCACAGAGATAAACCAAGCTAATGTATCCTGGGTACCTGGGTTTGATGGTGGATACACCCAGAAGTTCACTGTTTG ggTCAAGCAAGCATCCAGAGGTAAACATGAATGGGCATCTTTACCGGTGCCCACATCCAAAAACTACTTGTTGGTCACCAACCTTCTGGCTGCGACAACTTATCAGTTCAGTGTCCTACCTCAGAATAAACTCGGCTCTGGACCTTTCAGTGAAATTGTTACTGTAAGAACTCAAG CTGTGCCAACAGAAGCCCCAACAATCATCACCACTCTACTAATACTCGAACCACCCATCATCTTGTCTGCTAACCGGACACGACAAGGCGTTCTCCTCCAGTGGTCACCTCCTGAGATTCCATCCTCTCCCCTGACAAGTTATGTGCTGCAGGCTCGTCGGAATCAGGGCCAGTGGGTCATCCTTAGCAGCAACATCAGTGCCAATGAGAGTGAAGTCCTTGTACAAGGACTTCTTCGC GACTCCAGTTATGATCTGAGGCTGATGTCCCGCAGCAATCAAGTGCGCAGTGAACCAAGTGATTTTGTCAGTATATCTACTACAG GGATGGAGATGTACCCCCTAAGCCCTAGTTTCTTGGAGCTTGTCCCTGCACCCCTTCTTGCAGGCGTGGTCGCAGGGGTGTGCTTCCTTTTCATGGCCATCGTGCTCTCATTAGTCACAGCTTGCTATATGAGAAACTGGAGAGAGCAGCGGCGCCGGAAGAGACAACAAG ATGTCCCATCGGCTTTCCAGAAGAGTCCATCTTCTGA AACTCGCTCTCCTCCCCGCAGCCCAGACAGTGTCTTGAAGCTGAAACTGTGTCCACCTATTCCCTTCTTCCCCACTTCCTCTTCACATTATGATCGCTCCTCGTTCGATAAAGGCAGTCGAGGAGAATACCAAGACCAGCGCAAGCAACTTTTGGCCAACTCATCTCCACCACCGCATTACACACTCTTTGAGAGCCACCTGGGGTCTCAGGCTCCTTCCCCAACATCTTTGGAGTCAATTCACAGAGGCCCAGATGGACGTTTCATAATCCAGCCTCTGATAGAGAGTTCCAGTCccaccaataaaaaaaatctcaaggatATCTTGCAAAGCAATGGCGGCGCAAGTGGCTCAGGAAGCAACCGGACATCGTTTCGAGACTCCCCAAAATCAAGTATCTTGAGTTCCGACAAGGGTTCGCCACCTACTGTGGATGTCCTGGAGATCAGCAGGTCTCCCTCCTCCCCTGGAAGAGTACGGGCCATTGCTCGAAACTTCTCCCGTCATGGCTGTTTTTACTCTGATGATGAACATGGTTCCGAGAACCTCCTGGAAAGAGCAAGTTTCTATTCAGACAACAGtgagaaaaaaacaagtgaCTCAATGAAAAGGCATCGCAAGCCAGCCCGTACTGAAGACCTTTTCCCCATTTTGTCAAGAAGAACCTATATTTTGGATAGCGAGGCAGACAGTCCACTGATCTCAGGCTATCGACAAATGGCCAGTCACCTTACCGATGACAGCACACTTATCACACAACTTGACAGTGAACTGGAGAACGATAACATCCAAAAGTGCATCCAACTGGCCAAGGAGAGGGAGGAAATGGAGCGTGAGCTCCAACGCTACACCAGCAATCTCAGAAACCAAGATGATGGGAAAGAGAGCCCAAAATGTAGCGTATCCCAGTCAGATGAAGAACCTGTCTGGAAACTACAAGATGTTACGCTTCGTCAAAAACACAAGCCCTCAGGACACACGAGTCGGGTAGCAGACTATCGAAGGGCGTGTTACTTTGGGAGCACGAGTAGTCCTACGGACAGAGTTCCTACATCTCACATTGAGTGGGACATTAGCCCTGTTACCGCCGTAACGAACCTTGTTCCGGTAAAGAGCCACTGGGAGAGCCCATCGGCAGTATTACAGCAGCTACAGCATTCTCATTTGTGTGCAGAACCTACAGAGTCCCTTCATTCTCCGGTGACTCAGAACACTTCCCTTCCCGTGCCTTCCACAGAGGTGACATTTGAAAACGCCACAGTTCGATGCTTAGCCACGTCGCCCAGAGCCAAGTCGCTGAGCCCTCACAGAGATTTAGATCTGAGTAGGAAGTCCATGACAGAAGGCCTCCAGGAAACTAGTGTCAGCGGTGCCCCTTCCCGCTCTAGGAATTCATATGCTTATGGCACTCGGAATTGGAATCCAGCTTCTCTGAGTCCTTTAGTCTACAGTAAGCGGTCTGCGAGTCCAGCTTTTACTGTTTCATCATCATATGGAGCCGCAAAAGATCCCGGTCCCTCAAGTAGCCCTACCTCACCCTATGAGCATCAGGTTAAAGCAAATGGCAAAGGCGATAAACACAAAGGCTGCAACGTCCGTCACAGTTTGGGATCAGAACCAGAAGGTGTCCGAGCACGCTCCAGAAGGAGTGAAAAATGTTTCTTCTCTGATAGTCCCAGCCCGATGTCTACATTGACTCTcgtagaagaagctgaaagcgaTCGATCCCAATTTTCTGTCCCAGGCATGTCGGGGTCATTCAAGACCAAGCCAGCTGCATCCCCTCCTAAAATGTCGTCACTGCAGACGAGTGCAATTCTGGAATATCTGAGCCTCCCAGGTTTTATAGAGATGAGTGTAGATGAACCCGTAGAACAGGCTGAAGTTACAAATACTGTTGGACAATGTTTGGACCAGAAATCTGTACAACCCACAGTGGCTAAGCCTGATGTTGTCCCTAAGAACTGGGAAGTTCATGTCCAAGAAATGGATTCAAATAAAATGAAGGGTTGCTTTGAACAATCACTTTTGCCAGAAAAACGAAGCTCTAGGGCTCAGGGTGAAGCAAGGGAGCATCTACATCGGGTAAGGTTTCCAGATGACATAAGACCACGGTCACCTGCTCCAGAAAAAACTAGCAAACAACTATACAATGAAAAAACACAGATTCGAGCTGAGACCAAACCCAGTGAGTCAAGACTGGGTTCCAGACCAGCTCACACTTTGCTCAGTGCCGCAAAAGGCATGGTGGACATCGTGTCAAAACATTCTCCGAGCTTTGTGGACAGTACTGAGTCTTTATCCGAGCAACCCCAGAGACAAGGTTCTCCGGGCAATAGGACCAATAACATTGCACTACGAATAAGTCAAGCCCCGGTGCCATTTTTGAAGAAATCCTTGAGCGTGGGCCCTTGTAGAACACTCTCCGGTATGGGACCCCCCCGACCTTTCCTTAAGAAGTCTATCAGTTTTGGCTCCCCGAGGTGGGAGCACTTTGAGACCCCAAGGCCATACATCTCTGAGAAATGTTACTGGGATGAATTCCCAAATCCAGATGTCAGAGTCAAGTCTTACAGTTTAGGTCGCACTCCATCTTCCTTTCTCAGGCCAGGTCCTTCGTGGAGAGAGTACATCCCTCTCAGGCGTCCCACCATGGGGAGCTTGGAGAGGCCCAGATGTGCGTCAAGATCAAGTCCCTCCTACTTTACTCCTAACATGTACCCACCCAGAGAAAGCCCAGTCCCCCCAATGTCGGAGCACTGCGATCCACGACGGCAAGCGACAGTTTTTCCTGATTCCTCAAGATGGTCCCCGTCTTATCCAGATAGGCTGAGAACTGCTCAGTACAAGTATTTCCCCATGCCCGCCAGCATCCCGGTTCCCACTCACCACCCCTGGCCAGTACCCAGACCAGAGAGCATGAGTCAGATGGACCCCAGAATGGGCCCCCCGAGGTCCTACCTGCCCAGAGGCATCAGCTGGCCCTCCCCCTACTGCATGCCTTTCCCTCAGAGGGAGGCTGACGGTTACCGACTTGTTGACAGAACAATGAGGCGGGCGGGCGAGTCGGAGCCCCGAGAGGTCAGAGAAGGAGGAAGGGCCAGTTATGCCAGTCAGAGCAGTGGGAGGGGGAGCGCCGGTCTCTTTCGCCAGTCAATGTCCATCACTCCCACACTGCTCAGCTCCCCCGAAACCACAGAGGAGAGTGAGCGGCACAGAGCTGAGCTGGATCCACCTGAGAGGAAATCGAAAAG TAGAAGGAACACGTCAGTAGATGAAAGTTATGAGTGGGATTCTGCTGACGCATGTGTGGACTCTGAAGTCCTGGAGGCCTTGAGGTTTGATCAGTCACAAGCAAATTTCCAGACAAGCAGAGGGAGGCTTGTGTGCGATCAACCTGCTGGCCTCCAGGACCAAAGACACAAAG GTGCTGCTGAAAAAGAACGCAAGTAG